The sequence below is a genomic window from Anaerocolumna chitinilytica.
ATCATCATCATAGTTTGATGGAAACGTGTCGATGTCATTTTCAGAACCCCTAAAACATCTTGACTTGTCCTGCTATCCAAGTTGCCAGTTGGTTCGTCAGCGAAAAGTATTGACGGCTTGGTAGCAAGTGCGCGGGCAATTGCTACACGTTGTTGTTGGCCTCCTGAAAGCATATTGGGCATTGCGTCCCGCTTTTCGTTAAGTCCTAAAGTAGCGATAATTTCATCTACATAAGTTTTGTCAACCGTGTTGCCGTCAAGCTCTATTGGCAATACAATGTTTTCATAAACGCTTAAAATAGGAACTAGGTTATAGTTCTGGAATACAAAGCCAACATTACGCCTGCGAAAAATAGTGAGTTGCTCGTCAGTCATTTTTGATAGTTCGTGACCATTCACAATAACTTTTCCATCCGTAGGGGTATCAAGCCCGCCTAACATATGAAGAAGCGTGCTTTTACCAGAGCCTGATGTGCCAACGACTGCGACAAACTCTCTTGCTTCGATTTCTAAATCGATACCGTCAAGAGCACGGACAAGATTCGGTTCTTTACCATAATACTTTTTTAATTTTTGTACTGTTAAAATTGCCATTTAATTAACCTCCTTCGTTTATGACTATATCATAAACCATATTTCTTACAGGATCATATCAAGACTGGTTTTAATTCTTACAGTTTTGTTATGATTGAATTTATTTCTTACTGTTCTGTAAGAACAACGAAAAGGAAGTAAATTCGTTAGGAATGGAATCTATCATGATATAACCGCCTTGCTTTTCCATAATCAGTGAGGCAAGGTATAAGCCAAGCCCCGTACCCTCGTTATCTTTTACGTTACTGCCTCTATAAAATCGCTTGAAAATCAAATTCCAATCATTTTTTTCAATACCTATCCCATGATCAGTTATATTGATTTTGGTATAAAGAGTCATTTGCTCAACAGATACCTCTATACTTGTATCCTGCGGCGAATATTTAATAGCGTTTTCAAGTATATTTGTTATGGCTTCTCGCGTCCATTTTTTGTCATGGTATATCTGATAATTTTCAAAATCCGAAACAACAATGTCAATATTCTTCTTTGAAGCTGTTGCAACAACATTGCCAATACTGTCTGAAATAGTTTGCTTTATATTTGTCTCAAGCGGAGCAAGCTGGATGGTTCCAACTTCTAAACGCGACATCTTGATTAAGTTGTCCATCATCCATTGTAATTTTTCTGTCCCTGATCTAATGCGAAGTAAAAATTCTTCTTGCTCTTCTGTACTTAAATTTTCTGCTAATAGTAGGTCTGAATATATTGATATACTAGAAAGAGGTGTTTTCATCTGATGCGACATATCCGATATAAAACCTTGTATTGTTTCCTTTTCACCATTAATCCGGAGCACATCAGAAACGTACATATCTATTATGCGGTTTGCTTTGTATGTGAGTTTTGATATTCGGTTATCACCGATTGTTTCAAAAGGCTCGCTTATATCCTTTGATAATATACGCTCCAAAACAGAATCGATAGAATTAAAAATTTTCAATACATATCTTCGGAAGAATAATGCCGTCAGGATACAAATAATGATTGCGGCAGCAAGAATAATATATATCACCATTCCCATCATTCTTTTACCCAAATATAACCCATTCCATAAATCGTCTTTAAGGTTCTTGGCTTTTTAGAGTCATCTTCAATTTTTGTCCTCAAACGGCTTATATTGACCGGCAAGGTGTTTTCATCAACAAAATTACCTTGATTATCCCATAATGCGGCGAGAATTTGTTCCTTTGAAAGAATTTGTCCAGCATTAACCATGAGAAAATTCAAGAGCCGATATTCGGTTGAACTGATTGGTATTTCCTCAATATCATTCAAATCTATGCGATAAAATTTGCATGATGAAGTATCAAGCTGATATTTTCCGATTTTTACTATATTCTTATCTGGTATTTCCATGCGACGAAATAATGCTTCCACACGGGCACGTAAAATTGACAGGGAAAATGGTTTTGTGATGTAATCATCTGCACCGGACATCAAACCAGATACTTCGTCTATTTCCATATCGCGGGCAGTAAGCATGATGATTGGAATAGAGGTTTTG
It includes:
- a CDS encoding ABC transporter ATP-binding protein — protein: MAILTVQKLKKYYGKEPNLVRALDGIDLEIEAREFVAVVGTSGSGKSTLLHMLGGLDTPTDGKVIVNGHELSKMTDEQLTIFRRRNVGFVFQNYNLVPILSVYENIVLPIELDGNTVDKTYVDEIIATLGLNEKRDAMPNMLSGGQQQRVAIARALATKPSILFADEPTGNLDSRTSQDVLGVLKMTSTRFHQTMMMITHNEHIAQLADRVIRIEDGKIKGEVGR
- a CDS encoding sensor histidine kinase, producing MGKRMMGMVIYIILAAAIIICILTALFFRRYVLKIFNSIDSVLERILSKDISEPFETIGDNRISKLTYKANRIIDMYVSDVLRINGEKETIQGFISDMSHQMKTPLSSISIYSDLLLAENLSTEEQEEFLLRIRSGTEKLQWMMDNLIKMSRLEVGTIQLAPLETNIKQTISDSIGNVVATASKKNIDIVVSDFENYQIYHDKKWTREAITNILENAIKYSPQDTSIEVSVEQMTLYTKINITDHGIGIEKNDWNLIFKRFYRGSNVKDNEGTGLGLYLASLIMEKQGGYIMIDSIPNEFTSFSLFLQNSKK
- a CDS encoding response regulator transcription factor, producing MKTILIIEDDENLNRGIAFAFEKDGYTVKCASTIKAGEKSFIQYNIDLIILDLGLPDGNGIDFCKSIRDKTSIPIIMLTARDMEIDEVSGLMSGADDYITKPFSLSILRARVEALFRRMEIPDKNIVKIGKYQLDTSSCKFYRIDLNDIEEIPISSTEYRLLNFLMVNAGQILSKEQILAALWDNQGNFVDENTLPVNISRLRTKIEDDSKKPRTLKTIYGMGYIWVKE